One part of the Segnochrobactrum spirostomi genome encodes these proteins:
- a CDS encoding FadR/GntR family transcriptional regulator produces the protein MDKRRTRIGQPARSAHGFITQTIGMGILRGDYPVGAVLPPEAELMARFGVSRTALREAMKTLSAKGLVQSRAKVGTRVLPESDWNMFDGDLLSWRLEVGIDARFLGGLFEVRQTLEPLAAALAAHRRSADDLARLWNCQKAMEDPKHDRESFARVDLAFHLAVVEASRNPLMRSIGAVIEAALAMSFTLSTPTDDPERQQRSAAKHAAIVEAIERGDATAASLAMSAVILEGAQRRGYGGTEAPIAMIEARAFDL, from the coding sequence ATGGACAAGAGACGGACCCGTATCGGCCAGCCGGCCCGCTCGGCGCACGGTTTCATCACCCAGACGATCGGGATGGGAATCCTGCGCGGCGATTATCCGGTCGGCGCCGTGTTGCCGCCCGAAGCGGAGCTGATGGCCCGCTTCGGCGTTTCCCGCACGGCGCTGCGCGAGGCGATGAAGACGCTGTCCGCGAAAGGGCTCGTCCAATCGCGGGCCAAGGTCGGCACCCGGGTGCTGCCCGAGTCCGACTGGAACATGTTCGACGGCGATCTTCTGTCCTGGCGGCTCGAAGTCGGGATCGACGCGCGTTTCCTCGGCGGGCTGTTCGAGGTCCGGCAGACGTTGGAGCCGCTCGCCGCCGCGCTCGCCGCCCACCGCCGCAGCGCCGACGATCTGGCCAGGCTGTGGAACTGCCAGAAGGCGATGGAAGACCCCAAGCACGACCGCGAGAGCTTCGCCCGGGTCGATCTCGCCTTCCATCTCGCCGTCGTCGAAGCCTCCCGAAATCCGCTGATGCGCTCGATCGGCGCCGTCATCGAAGCGGCGCTCGCGATGTCGTTCACGTTGTCGACCCCGACCGACGATCCGGAGCGGCAGCAGCGCTCCGCGGCGAAGCACGCCGCCATCGTCGAGGCGATCGAGCGCGGCGACGCGACGGCAGCGAGCCTCGCCATGTCGGCGGTCATTCTCGAAGGCGCCCAGCGGCGCGGCTACGGCGGCACCGAGGCGCCGATCGCCATGATCGAAGCCCGCGCCTTCGACCTCTAA
- a CDS encoding phosphoserine transaminase — translation MTANPKPGLRPECANFSSGPCAKRPGWTLEGLKGAPLGRSHRAKVGKAKLKAAIDLTRDVLQIPTDYRIGIVPASDTGAVEMALWSLLGARGVDVVAWESFGEGWVTDIVKQLKIADTRTLKAGYGELPDLSAIDFDRDVVFTWNGTTSGVRVPNGDFIPADRQGLTICDATSAAFAQALDWPKLDVVTFSWQKALGGEAAHGILILSPRAVERLETYVPAWPLPKIFRLTAKGKINEGIFVGETINTPSMLCVEDYLDALVWARTSGGLNGLIGRADRNFATLEAWVKRTSWIDFLAIDPATRSNTSVCLKIVDPAVATLDAKGQEAFAKGLAAKLEAEGVAFDIGAYRDAPPGLRIWTGSTVETADVEALTLWLDWAFAEEKAGLSVAA, via the coding sequence ATGACCGCGAATCCGAAGCCCGGGCTGCGCCCGGAATGCGCTAATTTTTCCTCGGGCCCCTGCGCCAAGCGTCCCGGCTGGACGCTCGAAGGCCTGAAAGGAGCGCCCCTCGGCCGCTCCCACCGCGCCAAGGTCGGCAAGGCGAAGCTCAAGGCCGCCATCGACCTCACCCGAGACGTCCTCCAGATCCCCACCGATTACCGCATCGGCATCGTGCCGGCCTCCGATACGGGCGCGGTCGAGATGGCGCTGTGGTCGTTGCTCGGGGCCCGTGGCGTCGATGTCGTCGCCTGGGAATCCTTCGGCGAGGGCTGGGTTACCGATATCGTCAAGCAGCTCAAGATCGCCGACACCCGCACCCTCAAGGCGGGCTACGGCGAGCTGCCGGACCTTTCCGCGATCGATTTCGACCGCGACGTGGTCTTCACCTGGAACGGCACGACCTCTGGCGTGCGCGTGCCGAACGGCGACTTCATCCCGGCCGACCGCCAGGGCCTGACGATCTGCGACGCCACCTCGGCGGCGTTCGCCCAGGCGCTCGATTGGCCGAAGCTCGACGTCGTCACCTTCTCCTGGCAGAAGGCGCTCGGCGGCGAGGCGGCCCACGGCATCCTCATCCTCTCGCCCCGCGCGGTGGAACGGCTCGAAACCTATGTGCCGGCCTGGCCGCTGCCGAAGATCTTCCGCCTCACCGCGAAGGGGAAGATCAACGAAGGCATCTTCGTCGGCGAGACGATCAACACGCCGTCGATGCTCTGCGTCGAGGATTATCTCGACGCCCTCGTCTGGGCCCGCACCTCCGGTGGCCTCAACGGCCTGATCGGCCGCGCCGACCGCAACTTCGCGACCCTCGAAGCCTGGGTGAAGCGGACCTCGTGGATCGACTTCCTCGCAATCGATCCGGCGACGCGCTCCAACACCTCCGTCTGCCTCAAGATCGTCGATCCGGCTGTGGCCACGCTCGACGCCAAGGGCCAGGAGGCGTTCGCCAAGGGTCTCGCCGCGAAGCTCGAAGCTGAAGGCGTCGCCTTCGACATCGGCGCCTATCGCGACGCCCCTCCGGGTCTGCGCATCTGGACCGGTTCGACGGTGGAGACCGCGGACGTCGAAGCGCTGACGCTCTGGCTCGACTGGGCCTTCGCCGAGGAAAAGGCCGGCCTCTCCGTCGCCGCCTGA
- the glmM gene encoding phosphoglucosamine mutase, protein MARRYFGTDGIRGKANRWPITPELALKVGQATGLLFSRGEQKHRVVIGKDTRLSCYMIETALVAGFTSVGMDVYQTGPVPTPAVAMLTRSLRCDVGVMISASHNPFDDNGIKIFGPDGFKLSDEFESEIETMLDEDLSNRLAESHKLGRNTRIDSAADRYVEFAKRTAARDLRLDGLRIVLDCANGAAYKVAPTALSELGAEVIAIGVSPDGFNINRECGSTEPQALCDKVRELRADIGIALDGDADRVIVIDEQGHIVDGDQLLAVIGEAWHRDGLLKGGGVVATVMSNLGLERYLGRLGLSLVRAKVGDRYVVEAMRTGGYNVGGEQSGHIVLSDYATTGDGLVAALQLLSVVSREGRPVSEICHRFEPVPQILKNVRIKGGRPLEDEKVKAVIAGATSRLGDNGRLVIRPSGTEPLIRVMGEADDAALLTTVVDEIVDAVGRAAA, encoded by the coding sequence ATGGCGCGGCGCTATTTCGGGACCGACGGAATCCGCGGCAAGGCCAATCGCTGGCCGATCACCCCCGAACTCGCGCTGAAGGTCGGCCAGGCGACCGGGCTCCTGTTCAGCCGCGGCGAGCAGAAGCACCGCGTCGTCATCGGCAAGGACACGCGCCTCTCCTGCTACATGATCGAGACCGCCCTCGTCGCCGGCTTCACCTCGGTCGGCATGGACGTCTATCAGACCGGCCCGGTGCCGACGCCGGCGGTGGCGATGCTGACCCGCTCGCTGCGCTGCGACGTCGGGGTGATGATCTCGGCCTCGCACAATCCGTTCGACGACAACGGCATCAAGATCTTCGGCCCCGACGGTTTCAAGCTCTCCGACGAGTTCGAGAGCGAGATCGAGACGATGCTCGACGAGGACCTGTCGAACCGCCTCGCCGAGAGCCACAAGCTCGGCCGCAACACCCGCATCGACAGCGCCGCCGATCGCTATGTGGAGTTCGCCAAGCGCACCGCCGCGCGCGATCTGCGCCTCGACGGCCTGCGGATCGTGCTCGATTGCGCCAACGGTGCCGCCTACAAGGTCGCCCCCACGGCCTTGAGCGAACTCGGCGCCGAGGTGATCGCGATCGGGGTCAGCCCCGACGGCTTCAACATCAACCGCGAGTGCGGTTCGACCGAGCCCCAGGCGCTGTGCGACAAGGTCCGCGAACTGCGCGCCGATATCGGCATCGCCCTCGACGGCGACGCCGACCGGGTGATCGTGATCGACGAGCAGGGCCATATCGTCGACGGCGATCAGCTCCTCGCGGTGATCGGCGAGGCCTGGCACCGCGACGGCCTGCTCAAGGGTGGCGGCGTGGTGGCGACGGTGATGTCCAATCTCGGCCTCGAGCGCTATCTCGGCCGCCTCGGGCTCTCGCTCGTCCGCGCCAAGGTCGGCGACCGCTACGTCGTCGAAGCGATGCGCACCGGCGGCTACAATGTCGGCGGCGAGCAGTCCGGCCACATCGTGCTGTCCGACTATGCGACGACCGGCGACGGCCTCGTCGCGGCCCTCCAGCTCCTCAGCGTCGTCTCGCGAGAGGGTCGTCCCGTCTCGGAGATCTGCCACCGCTTCGAGCCGGTGCCGCAGATCCTCAAGAATGTGCGCATCAAGGGCGGCCGGCCGCTCGAGGACGAGAAGGTCAAGGCCGTCATCGCCGGCGCGACCTCCAGGCTCGGCGACAACGGCCGTCTCGTCATTCGCCCGTCCGGCACCGAGCCGCTGATCCGCGTCATGGGCGAGGCCGACGACGCCGCCCTGCTCACCACCGTCGTCGACGAGATCGTGGACGCCGTCGGGCGCGCAGCGGCCTAA
- a CDS encoding ABC transporter permease, producing MSRRPSSDDATASRLKLSRLVPSQGGAQIVALVLVLGANWIAFPGFFDVRLQDGRLFGSVIDVLNRGAPVGLLALGMTLVIATRGIDLSVGAVMAIAGAVAATLVNASYSLPVVVGAALAAGIVCGLWNGFLVAVLRIQPIVATLILMVAGRGIAQLVTEGTIVTFVSDSLSMLGTGSFLSVPMPVVIAIALFLVTLALVRGTALGLFIEAIGANLRSSAYAGVNTRVVVVAVYAWSGLCAAIAGIIVAADIRGADANNAGLWLELDAILAVVVGGTSLFGGRFSLALSLVGAIIIQAMNTGILLSGFKPEFNLIVKAVVVLIVLLIQSPRITALWQMPRRAPQSRRSGSGPDAPAKPEGAR from the coding sequence ATGAGCAGACGACCCTCATCCGACGACGCCACCGCCTCCCGGCTCAAGCTCAGCCGGCTGGTGCCGAGCCAGGGCGGGGCGCAGATCGTCGCCCTCGTCCTGGTGCTCGGGGCGAACTGGATCGCCTTTCCCGGCTTCTTCGACGTGCGCCTCCAGGACGGGCGCCTGTTCGGCAGTGTCATCGACGTGTTGAATCGCGGCGCGCCGGTCGGCCTCCTCGCCCTCGGGATGACGCTCGTGATCGCGACGCGCGGCATCGACCTCTCGGTCGGTGCGGTGATGGCAATCGCCGGGGCGGTCGCAGCGACCCTGGTCAACGCCAGCTATTCCCTGCCCGTCGTGGTCGGAGCTGCGCTCGCCGCCGGCATCGTCTGCGGCCTCTGGAACGGCTTCCTCGTCGCCGTGCTGCGCATCCAGCCGATCGTCGCCACGCTGATCCTGATGGTCGCCGGGCGCGGCATCGCCCAGCTCGTCACCGAAGGCACCATCGTCACCTTCGTCAGCGACAGCCTGTCGATGCTCGGCACCGGCTCGTTCCTCTCGGTGCCGATGCCGGTCGTCATCGCGATCGCGCTGTTCCTCGTCACCCTCGCTTTGGTGCGCGGCACCGCGCTCGGCCTCTTCATCGAGGCGATCGGCGCGAACCTGCGCTCGAGCGCCTATGCCGGCGTCAACACCCGCGTGGTGGTCGTCGCCGTCTATGCCTGGAGCGGGCTGTGCGCGGCGATCGCCGGCATCATCGTCGCCGCCGACATCCGCGGCGCCGACGCCAACAATGCCGGGCTGTGGCTCGAACTCGACGCCATCCTCGCCGTCGTGGTCGGCGGTACGTCGCTGTTCGGCGGCCGCTTCAGCCTCGCTCTCTCCCTCGTCGGCGCGATCATCATCCAGGCCATGAACACCGGCATCCTGCTCTCCGGCTTCAAGCCGGAATTCAACCTGATCGTGAAGGCGGTGGTGGTGCTGATCGTGCTCCTCATCCAATCGCCGCGCATCACCGCTTTGTGGCAGATGCCGCGCCGAGCACCGCAATCGCGCCGCAGCGGCTCGGGCCCCGATGCACCAGCCAAGCCGGAGGGCGCCCGATGA
- the yjfF gene encoding galactofuranose ABC transporter, permease protein YjfF produces the protein MSRSLPLLITLAVFLAGCVFCGLQFPNFASTRVFGNLLTDNAFLGVVAVGMTFVIISGGIDLSVGSVIAFTSVFLAIMIERVGMPPFAAFALILLIAALFGGAMGTLIHYFRIPAFIVTLAGMFFARGMSFVLTTDSIPINHPLYGALYDYAIKLPGGGRLSVIAMIMLAVVAVGMIVAHGTKFGANVYALGGNRTSAALMGVPVARTTIAIYVLSSVLAALAGIVFSFYTSAGFSLAANGVELDTIAAVVIGGTLLTGGYGTVFGTLIGVMIQGLIQTYITFDGTLSSWWTKIAIGVLLFGFIVLQRGLTAFSARGAKGGGTVAVEA, from the coding sequence ATGAGCCGCTCCCTGCCCCTTCTCATCACGCTCGCGGTCTTTCTCGCCGGCTGCGTCTTCTGCGGCCTGCAATTCCCCAACTTCGCGTCCACCCGGGTGTTCGGCAACCTGTTGACCGACAACGCCTTTCTCGGCGTCGTCGCGGTCGGCATGACGTTCGTCATCATCTCCGGCGGGATCGACCTCTCGGTCGGCTCGGTGATCGCCTTCACCAGCGTCTTTCTCGCCATCATGATCGAGCGGGTCGGCATGCCGCCCTTCGCCGCATTCGCGTTGATCCTTCTCATCGCCGCCCTGTTCGGCGGGGCGATGGGCACGCTCATCCATTATTTCCGCATTCCGGCCTTCATCGTCACGCTCGCCGGCATGTTCTTCGCCCGCGGCATGAGCTTCGTGCTGACGACGGATTCGATCCCGATCAACCACCCGCTCTACGGCGCGCTCTACGATTACGCGATCAAGCTGCCCGGCGGCGGCCGGCTCAGCGTCATCGCGATGATCATGCTCGCGGTCGTGGCAGTCGGCATGATCGTCGCCCACGGCACCAAGTTCGGCGCCAACGTCTACGCGCTGGGCGGCAACCGCACCTCGGCGGCCTTGATGGGCGTGCCGGTGGCGCGCACGACGATCGCGATCTACGTGCTGTCGAGCGTGCTCGCCGCCCTCGCCGGCATCGTCTTCTCGTTCTACACCTCGGCCGGCTTCTCGCTCGCCGCGAACGGGGTCGAGCTCGACACCATCGCCGCCGTCGTGATCGGCGGCACGCTGCTCACCGGCGGCTACGGCACGGTGTTCGGCACCCTGATCGGCGTGATGATCCAGGGCCTGATCCAGACCTACATCACCTTCGACGGCACGCTGTCGAGCTGGTGGACCAAGATCGCCATCGGCGTTCTCTTGTTCGGCTTCATCGTGCTCCAGCGCGGCCTGACCGCCTTCTCCGCCCGTGGCGCCAAGGGCGGCGGCACGGTCGCCGTGGAGGCCTGA
- a CDS encoding outer membrane protein, which yields MSARLRPASAVVTAALAAVAVSALVGPAGAVDLGQPPELEHTADMIPAVPDDFGPYARADLGVAFPDASHMSLGGAAPATVSSPDFDAVATAGLGLGWRFTPWLRSDLTFDYAPAVQATGGCAACGGPSARADVSSLAILANAYVDFPVLGPVTPYVGAGIGTARLETSNAAVSGASGAVAAPPGAASWGFAYAFTGGLAVKLNDAVSVDVGYRYLDLGDAATGSGWTSAGPAKLKIDDVTTQQVRIGLRYRFE from the coding sequence ATGTCCGCCCGATTGCGCCCCGCTTCCGCCGTCGTCACGGCCGCGCTCGCCGCGGTCGCGGTGTCGGCCCTGGTGGGCCCGGCGGGCGCGGTCGATCTCGGCCAGCCGCCGGAGCTCGAGCACACCGCGGACATGATCCCCGCCGTGCCCGACGATTTCGGCCCCTATGCGCGCGCCGATCTCGGCGTGGCCTTTCCCGACGCCTCGCATATGAGCCTCGGCGGGGCCGCGCCGGCGACGGTCTCGTCGCCCGATTTCGATGCGGTGGCGACCGCCGGGCTCGGTCTCGGCTGGCGGTTCACGCCGTGGCTCAGGTCCGACCTGACGTTCGATTATGCCCCCGCGGTCCAGGCGACGGGCGGCTGCGCCGCCTGCGGCGGGCCGTCGGCGCGGGCAGACGTGTCGAGCCTTGCAATTCTCGCCAACGCTTATGTCGATTTCCCCGTGCTGGGGCCGGTGACGCCCTATGTCGGCGCCGGCATCGGCACGGCGCGGCTCGAGACGTCGAACGCCGCGGTGTCGGGCGCTTCGGGCGCCGTCGCGGCGCCGCCCGGCGCCGCCTCGTGGGGCTTCGCCTACGCCTTCACGGGCGGTCTCGCGGTCAAGCTCAACGACGCCGTGTCCGTCGATGTCGGCTACCGCTATCTCGACCTCGGCGACGCCGCCACCGGCAGCGGCTGGACCAGCGCCGGCCCCGCCAAGCTCAAGATCGACGACGTCACGACCCAGCAGGTCCGGATCGGCCTGCGCTACCGGTTCGAATAG
- a CDS encoding DUF6496 domain-containing protein codes for MVKESKAQKDTIHRVMEEYKDGDLERGQGGGKVKSRKQAIAIALNEAGASKYNSPSQNREKLKRTKSREAKTEKSRAELYAEAKKRNIEGRSKMSKEELARALA; via the coding sequence GTGGTCAAGGAATCGAAGGCCCAGAAGGACACGATCCATCGGGTGATGGAGGAATACAAAGACGGCGATCTCGAGCGCGGCCAGGGCGGCGGCAAGGTCAAGAGCCGCAAGCAGGCGATCGCGATCGCCCTCAACGAGGCCGGCGCGTCGAAATACAATTCGCCGAGCCAGAATCGCGAAAAGCTCAAGCGCACCAAGTCGCGCGAGGCGAAGACCGAGAAGAGCCGCGCCGAACTCTATGCGGAAGCGAAGAAGCGCAACATCGAGGGCCGCTCCAAGATGAGCAAGGAAGAGCTCGCCCGCGCCTTGGCGTAA
- the serA gene encoding phosphoglycerate dehydrogenase, translating into MAPKVLISDQISPAAVKIFTDRGIDVTYEPELGKDKDKLAEIIGQFDGLAIRSATKVTEKIIAAAGNLKVIGRAGIGVDNVDIPAATAKGIIVMNTPFGNSITTAEHAIAMLFAVARQIPAADASTQAGKWEKNRFMGVELTSKTLGIIGCGNIGSIVAERALGLKMKVVAFDPFLSPERALDLGVDKVELDELFRRADFITLHTPLTEKTKNIIDAAAIAKMKDGVYIVNCARGGLVVEEDLRKALDSGKVAGAAFDVFTVEPAKENVLFGAQNLVSTPHLGASTTEAQENVALQVAEQMSDYLLTGAVSNALNMPSISGEEAPKLIPFVKLAEQLGSFAGQLTETGLQAVRIEFEGAVASMNVKALTAAALAGLFRPLLQDVNMVSAPVIARERGIVVEEVRREQQGAYENYVRLTVVTERQERSVAGTVFSDGKPRIIQIKGINMEAELGPHMLYVTNEDKPGFIGALGSTLGTAGVNIATFNLGRLSQGQDAICLVEVDGPIPAEVLTKIENLPLVRQAKELRF; encoded by the coding sequence ATGGCTCCCAAAGTCCTGATTTCCGATCAGATTTCTCCCGCCGCCGTGAAGATCTTCACCGACCGCGGCATCGACGTCACCTATGAGCCCGAGCTCGGCAAGGACAAGGACAAGCTCGCCGAGATCATCGGCCAGTTCGACGGCCTCGCCATCCGCTCGGCGACCAAGGTGACCGAGAAGATCATCGCCGCCGCCGGCAACCTCAAGGTGATCGGCCGCGCCGGCATCGGCGTCGACAATGTCGACATTCCGGCCGCGACGGCGAAGGGCATCATCGTGATGAACACGCCCTTCGGCAATTCGATCACCACGGCCGAGCACGCCATCGCGATGCTGTTCGCCGTCGCCCGCCAGATCCCCGCCGCCGACGCCTCGACCCAGGCCGGCAAGTGGGAAAAGAACCGCTTCATGGGCGTCGAGCTGACCTCGAAGACGCTCGGCATCATCGGCTGCGGCAACATCGGCTCGATCGTCGCCGAGCGGGCCCTCGGCCTCAAGATGAAGGTGGTCGCGTTCGACCCCTTCCTGTCGCCGGAGCGGGCGCTCGATCTCGGCGTCGACAAGGTCGAGCTCGACGAACTGTTCCGCCGCGCCGACTTCATCACGCTGCACACGCCGCTGACCGAGAAGACGAAGAACATCATCGACGCCGCGGCGATCGCGAAGATGAAGGACGGCGTCTACATCGTGAACTGCGCCCGCGGCGGCCTCGTCGTCGAGGAGGACCTGCGCAAGGCGCTCGATTCCGGCAAGGTCGCCGGCGCCGCCTTCGACGTGTTCACGGTCGAGCCGGCGAAGGAGAACGTGCTGTTCGGTGCGCAGAACCTCGTCTCGACGCCGCACCTCGGCGCCTCCACCACGGAAGCGCAGGAGAACGTGGCGCTCCAGGTCGCCGAGCAGATGTCGGATTATCTGCTCACCGGCGCAGTCTCGAACGCCCTCAACATGCCGTCGATCTCGGGCGAGGAGGCGCCGAAGCTCATCCCCTTCGTCAAGCTCGCCGAGCAGCTCGGCTCGTTCGCCGGCCAGCTCACCGAGACGGGGCTCCAGGCGGTGCGCATCGAGTTCGAGGGCGCGGTGGCGTCGATGAACGTCAAGGCGCTCACCGCCGCGGCGCTCGCCGGCCTGTTCCGCCCGCTGCTCCAGGACGTCAACATGGTGTCCGCCCCGGTGATCGCGCGCGAGCGCGGCATCGTCGTCGAGGAGGTGCGCCGCGAGCAGCAGGGGGCCTATGAGAACTATGTCCGCCTGACCGTCGTCACGGAGCGGCAGGAGCGGTCCGTCGCCGGCACCGTGTTCTCCGACGGCAAGCCGCGCATCATCCAGATCAAGGGCATCAACATGGAGGCCGAGCTCGGCCCCCACATGCTCTACGTGACGAACGAGGACAAGCCGGGCTTCATCGGCGCGCTCGGCAGCACCCTCGGAACCGCCGGCGTCAACATCGCGACCTTCAATCTCGGCCGCCTCTCCCAGGGCCAGGACGCTATCTGCCTCGTCGAGGTGGACGGCCCGATCCCGGCCGAGGTGCTGACGAAGATCGAGAACCTGCCCTTGGTGCGCCAGGCGAAGGAGCTGCGCTTCTGA
- a CDS encoding CopG family antitoxin: MSGSKVFKPLPHFESDAEAERFVAEADLSAYDLSGFKPAQFEFEKKGEQINLRIPRSMLDAVKAKAEARGIPFTRYIRLLIEQDLARPGP, from the coding sequence ATGAGCGGCAGCAAGGTCTTTAAGCCGCTTCCGCATTTTGAGAGCGATGCGGAGGCGGAGCGTTTCGTCGCGGAGGCCGATCTCAGCGCCTACGACCTTTCCGGATTCAAACCGGCCCAATTCGAGTTCGAAAAGAAGGGCGAGCAGATCAATCTGCGTATCCCGAGGTCGATGCTGGATGCGGTGAAGGCCAAGGCGGAGGCGCGGGGTATCCCCTTCACCCGCTATATCCGGTTGCTGATCGAGCAGGACCTCGCCCGCCCCGGACCCTGA
- a CDS encoding GGDEF domain-containing protein produces the protein MSEIENGLADVRLDRIVWIARRFYEADLAVLSFAAGGSEWMRLVTSSAVSPALERQIALIEPVMTANGRFFAPDLEADPRFTAGAAPDLPFRTFAGVPLVAPSDLVVGTLFLLSREPSRVASFDFAPLEAIAAIAVDELALSRRNHDLNSQVHVDALTGLINRRALDEALPRLTARCMRTSQPLAALLIDIDHFKVVNDKLGHDAGDDVLRRFAGVLASAGLRADDLIARYGGEEFVALLPGCDRAGAMIVADRIRQKLALAALAHPDGVVTASIGVAVATGRAISGQDLVARADDAMYRAKQAGRDCIVADEGASGA, from the coding sequence GTGTCCGAGATCGAGAACGGGCTGGCCGATGTCCGGCTCGACCGGATCGTGTGGATCGCCCGGCGCTTCTACGAGGCGGATCTCGCCGTGCTCAGCTTCGCGGCCGGCGGGTCGGAATGGATGAGGCTCGTCACCTCCTCCGCCGTTTCGCCTGCGCTCGAACGGCAGATCGCGCTCATCGAACCGGTCATGACGGCGAACGGGAGATTTTTCGCGCCCGACCTCGAGGCCGATCCGCGATTCACCGCGGGCGCGGCGCCGGACCTGCCATTTCGCACCTTCGCCGGTGTTCCGCTGGTGGCGCCGTCCGATCTCGTCGTCGGGACGCTCTTTCTCCTGTCCCGGGAACCGTCGCGGGTCGCGAGCTTCGATTTCGCGCCGCTCGAGGCGATCGCGGCGATCGCGGTCGACGAGCTCGCCTTGTCGCGGCGCAACCACGACCTCAATTCCCAGGTCCACGTCGATGCGCTGACCGGTCTCATCAACCGGCGAGCCCTCGACGAGGCACTGCCGCGCCTGACCGCCCGCTGCATGCGGACGTCCCAGCCGCTCGCCGCGCTCCTGATCGACATCGACCATTTCAAGGTGGTCAACGACAAGCTCGGCCACGATGCCGGCGACGACGTGCTGCGGCGCTTCGCGGGCGTCCTCGCCTCGGCGGGTCTGCGCGCGGACGATCTGATCGCTCGCTACGGAGGGGAGGAATTCGTCGCGCTGCTGCCGGGCTGCGACCGCGCCGGGGCGATGATCGTGGCGGACCGGATCCGCCAGAAGCTCGCGCTCGCGGCTCTCGCGCATCCCGATGGGGTGGTGACGGCCAGCATCGGCGTCGCGGTCGCGACGGGACGGGCGATTTCCGGTCAGGACCTCGTCGCGCGAGCGGACGACGCGATGTACCGCGCCAAGCAGGCCGGCCGTGATTGCATCGTCGCCGACGAGGGCGCTTCCGGCGCGTGA
- a CDS encoding nitroreductase family protein, translating to MTHSGHHGAPPPIGADPGVPILRPPVKAALDLLAHRRSAPLRSLAEPGPNPAELEQMLTLAARTPDHGRLVPWRFIVIEGADREAAGRRLDALYLAQNPDLPEAKRTMWMAYMMRAPLVVLVVSRPDPASKVPVWNQALSAGAVCMSLTFAAAAMGFATQWLLKWPVRDPAAAAILGVGAGEQVAGCLHIGRPTEETPDRPRPDLAAIVTRWSPDTTVASAPAADI from the coding sequence ATGACCCATTCCGGACATCACGGCGCGCCGCCGCCGATCGGGGCCGATCCCGGGGTGCCGATCCTGCGGCCGCCGGTCAAGGCGGCGCTCGATCTACTGGCGCACCGGCGCTCGGCGCCGCTGCGCTCGCTCGCCGAGCCCGGACCGAACCCGGCCGAGCTCGAGCAGATGCTGACCCTGGCCGCCCGCACGCCGGATCACGGCCGGCTGGTACCCTGGCGCTTCATCGTGATCGAGGGCGCCGACCGGGAGGCGGCGGGGCGCCGGCTCGACGCGCTCTATCTCGCCCAGAATCCGGACCTTCCCGAGGCCAAGCGCACCATGTGGATGGCGTACATGATGCGCGCGCCGCTCGTCGTCCTGGTGGTGAGCCGCCCCGATCCGGCGTCCAAGGTGCCGGTTTGGAACCAGGCGCTGTCCGCCGGGGCGGTGTGCATGAGCCTCACATTCGCCGCGGCGGCGATGGGCTTCGCCACCCAATGGCTCTTGAAATGGCCGGTGCGCGATCCGGCAGCGGCGGCGATCCTCGGGGTCGGCGCAGGCGAACAGGTCGCCGGCTGCCTCCATATCGGCCGCCCGACCGAGGAGACGCCGGACCGCCCGCGCCCGGATCTCGCCGCGATCGTCACCCGCTGGAGCCCGGACACAACCGTGGCATCGGCGCCTGCGGCGGATATTTAA
- a CDS encoding BrnT family toxin, with amino-acid sequence MAIAGFDWDSGNWPKCAKHGVSRDDIEAVLTGRFHVQPDRVDHAGEQRFNAIGKTPTGRFIFVVFTLRKLDGADFIRPISARYMHRKEIAHYERQQGL; translated from the coding sequence ATGGCGATCGCTGGTTTCGATTGGGACAGCGGAAATTGGCCCAAATGTGCCAAGCACGGCGTTTCGCGAGACGATATCGAGGCGGTCCTCACCGGTCGGTTTCATGTGCAGCCCGATCGCGTCGACCACGCCGGAGAGCAGCGCTTCAATGCCATCGGGAAGACACCGACGGGTCGTTTCATCTTCGTCGTGTTTACGCTTCGAAAGCTCGATGGCGCGGATTTCATTCGGCCGATTTCGGCCCGATACATGCATCGCAAGGAGATCGCGCACTATGAGCGGCAGCAAGGTCTTTAA